A genome region from Christensenella minuta includes the following:
- a CDS encoding nitrogenase component 1, with protein sequence MKQLSLNLPPFAPDYSGVCSALFELGGMIVIHDACGCTGNYTGFDEPRWYGSSSGVYCSALRQIDAILGDDEKLVGRIMEAAEEMLPKFICVTGSPVPMVIGTDFQGIADEIEQRTGLPAFGFATTGLRLYDSGASDAFLALVRRFGKEEAAEEKRVNLLGLTPLDFYTNGNAEAIRIFLERAGYTVGASIAMGASLDEIMACGRARANVVVSQSGLAAANDMYERLGIPYVVGLPVGQKPSEELLELLGQTCRDGKNRMAAPEKPGKQALILGEKVISDSIHRCLVRDYGFEGATAAGLFTPNAELMQPGDLQAAGEAEIAAEVNAGYDIVIGDPMLKALLEPGSRTRFVDFPSPAVSSKLHWNECIPFIGDHIKELVKRIQG encoded by the coding sequence ATGAAACAATTATCTTTGAACCTACCCCCCTTTGCGCCGGATTATTCGGGCGTGTGCTCGGCGCTCTTTGAGCTGGGCGGAATGATTGTGATACACGATGCGTGCGGATGCACGGGAAATTACACGGGCTTTGACGAGCCGCGCTGGTATGGATCGTCGAGCGGGGTATATTGCTCGGCCCTGCGCCAAATCGACGCTATTTTAGGCGACGATGAAAAGCTGGTCGGGCGCATCATGGAAGCGGCTGAGGAGATGCTGCCGAAATTTATCTGCGTGACCGGAAGTCCCGTGCCTATGGTAATCGGCACCGATTTTCAGGGGATCGCGGACGAGATCGAACAACGCACCGGCCTGCCCGCGTTCGGATTTGCAACGACCGGCCTGCGCCTTTACGACAGCGGCGCTTCAGACGCCTTTCTCGCGCTCGTAAGGCGTTTTGGAAAAGAGGAAGCAGCAGAGGAAAAGCGGGTCAACCTGCTTGGCCTGACCCCGCTTGATTTCTATACGAACGGAAACGCGGAAGCGATCCGCATATTTCTGGAACGGGCGGGCTATACGGTAGGCGCATCCATTGCGATGGGCGCGTCGCTGGACGAGATTATGGCATGCGGACGCGCGCGGGCAAATGTGGTTGTTTCGCAGAGCGGATTGGCTGCAGCGAACGACATGTATGAGCGGCTGGGAATCCCTTACGTCGTCGGCCTTCCGGTAGGGCAAAAGCCGTCGGAAGAGCTGCTTGAGCTGCTTGGGCAGACCTGCCGGGATGGGAAAAACCGTATGGCGGCTCCGGAGAAGCCGGGAAAACAGGCGCTGATCCTGGGAGAGAAGGTGATCTCCGATTCTATTCACCGCTGCCTTGTGCGGGACTATGGATTTGAAGGAGCGACCGCAGCGGGGCTATTTACCCCGAATGCCGAGCTTATGCAGCCGGGCGACCTGCAGGCGGCGGGCGAGGCGGAAATTGCGGCGGAGGTGAATGCCGGTTACGATATCGTGATCGGCGACCCCATGCTGAAGGCGCTGCTTGAACCGGGCAGCCGCACGAGGTTCGTGGATTTTCCGAGCCCGGCGGTGTCGAGCAAGCTGCACTGGAATGAATGCATCCCGTTTATTGGGGATCATATAAAAGAACTTGTAAAACGCATCCAAGGATAA
- a CDS encoding nitrogenase component 1, whose protein sequence is MRERDTKSILARADRESGCEFVTTLQYSSPARGGWSIVRMAMQVPESYQLFVGPSACMRHIMLSSMELKIDDRISWLPIREADIVSGSYEQLILENADELLGKMDPQPRVLMIFVTCIDNLLGTDHEVFLGPLNEKYPDTRTIVCFMNPITGDGPAPPAVTIQDTIYSLTGDAEQKDRAVNFIGSNLAIERDNELIGWLGQNGIESRHISQYKTFDEFREMGKSTLNIVTSPLALYAAKQMKLRKGIDYGYFPVSYSFDEIERDAAGVCEKLGIPAPDFSKEKQKAEGKILETLKSLAGRPVSIDYAATYRPFGLARLLLEYGFRVDTIFSSECLPVEREDMNWILKNHRGVKVLQPEHFSMPGQFAGSKQHLCIGFEAAYFTGSPHVVPLAADGGHYGYAGIISMMEKMRRECGHEYDLEQLVKDSGLVV, encoded by the coding sequence ATGCGTGAGCGGGACACGAAAAGCATTTTGGCGCGCGCAGACAGGGAATCCGGATGCGAGTTCGTTACCACCCTTCAGTATTCGTCCCCCGCACGCGGCGGCTGGAGCATTGTGCGCATGGCAATGCAGGTTCCTGAAAGTTATCAGCTCTTTGTCGGCCCGTCGGCATGTATGCGGCACATCATGCTTTCTTCCATGGAGCTTAAAATCGACGACCGTATCTCGTGGCTTCCGATCCGCGAGGCGGATATCGTTTCGGGCAGCTATGAACAGCTGATCCTTGAAAATGCGGACGAGCTGCTCGGGAAAATGGATCCGCAGCCGCGCGTGCTCATGATCTTTGTGACGTGCATCGACAACCTGCTCGGAACGGACCACGAGGTGTTCCTCGGACCGCTCAACGAAAAGTACCCGGACACGAGGACGATCGTATGTTTTATGAACCCGATTACGGGGGACGGCCCCGCGCCGCCCGCCGTTACGATACAGGATACCATTTACTCCCTTACCGGGGATGCGGAGCAAAAGGACCGCGCGGTAAACTTTATTGGCAGCAACCTCGCCATCGAGCGGGACAACGAGCTGATCGGCTGGCTTGGACAAAACGGGATCGAATCCCGGCATATCAGCCAGTACAAGACATTTGACGAATTCAGGGAAATGGGGAAAAGCACACTTAACATCGTCACTTCCCCGCTCGCGCTTTATGCGGCGAAACAGATGAAGCTCCGGAAGGGGATCGATTACGGATATTTCCCGGTCAGTTATTCCTTTGACGAGATTGAACGGGATGCGGCTGGGGTATGCGAAAAGCTTGGCATACCGGCGCCGGATTTTTCAAAAGAAAAACAAAAAGCGGAAGGCAAGATACTGGAAACGCTGAAAAGCCTTGCCGGGCGGCCTGTTTCCATCGACTATGCGGCGACCTACCGTCCCTTTGGGCTTGCGCGCCTTCTTTTGGAGTACGGCTTCCGAGTCGACACCATTTTTTCCTCCGAATGCCTGCCCGTCGAACGGGAGGATATGAATTGGATTCTGAAAAACCACCGCGGGGTGAAGGTCCTCCAGCCTGAGCATTTTTCGATGCCCGGGCAGTTCGCGGGCAGCAAACAGCATTTGTGTATCGGCTTTGAAGCGGCTTATTTCACGGGCTCGCCCCATGTGGTGCCCCTTGCCGCGGACGGCGGACATTACGGTTATGCGGGCATTATTTCCATGATGGAAAAGATGCGCCGGGAATGCGGGCATGAATATGACCTGGAGCAGCTTGTGAAAGACAGCGGATTGGTGGTGTGA
- a CDS encoding nucleotide-binding protein — MIKIALYGKGGIGKSTTASNLSAAFAQKGWRVMQIGCDPKADSTQNVAGGERPRTVLDALREKGGAVTLDDIVKEGYGGILCVEAGGPTPGIGCAGRGIITAFEKLEELKAYEIFKPDIVLYDVLGDVVCGGFAMPIRGGYADQVFVVTSGEKMALYAAANIALAIENFKKRGYASFGGVILNARNVERENELVEEFARDAGTQVVKAIPRSSFVQRAEEQKKTVVEAYPKSDMAREYLDLADRVLSICAKEERKDA; from the coding sequence ATGATTAAGATTGCCTTGTATGGAAAAGGCGGGATCGGGAAATCGACGACCGCATCCAACCTGTCGGCGGCTTTTGCACAAAAAGGCTGGCGGGTGATGCAGATCGGCTGCGATCCCAAGGCGGACTCCACGCAAAATGTGGCGGGAGGAGAGCGGCCGCGTACGGTGCTTGACGCGCTTCGCGAGAAAGGCGGGGCGGTGACGCTTGACGATATTGTCAAGGAGGGCTACGGAGGCATCCTGTGCGTGGAAGCGGGCGGCCCTACGCCGGGGATCGGCTGTGCCGGCCGCGGGATCATCACCGCGTTTGAAAAATTGGAGGAGCTGAAAGCGTATGAAATATTCAAACCGGACATTGTTCTATACGACGTTCTCGGCGATGTGGTTTGCGGGGGCTTTGCGATGCCCATCCGCGGTGGTTATGCGGACCAGGTTTTTGTCGTGACCTCGGGCGAGAAGATGGCGCTTTACGCAGCGGCGAATATTGCCCTTGCCATTGAAAATTTCAAGAAACGGGGCTATGCCTCTTTTGGCGGCGTGATCCTCAATGCGCGCAATGTAGAGCGGGAAAACGAGCTTGTGGAAGAATTCGCGCGGGATGCGGGAACGCAGGTCGTGAAGGCGATCCCCCGCAGCAGTTTCGTGCAGCGTGCTGAGGAACAGAAGAAAACGGTGGTGGAGGCATATCCCAAAAGCGATATGGCGCGCGAATACCTCGATCTTGCGGACCGCGTGCTTTCCATCTGCGCAAAGGAGGAACGGAAGGATGCGTGA
- a CDS encoding histidinol-phosphatase HisJ family protein: protein MFDYHIHSNVSHDAYDSPVRVAMAAKEKGFAEICFTEHQEIDYPYPEEGMVTLDDALYDRELRKARERVPGIGIKKGVEVSLMPGSLQKIAGYIGSREFDFVIASQHTIKEKDPYFGDSFEGKTLRQAQREYLEEMLFDLEHYEDFDVAGHIGYLDKYLPNIDSLKEKTPFEYRDFPDLLDAILKSVILRGKGIEVNTSNYSVYEWPTPIKSVLKRFYELGGEVVTVGSDAHVADKVGWRFADAAEYMKECGARYVCRFSGRVPEFVPLEKF from the coding sequence ATGTTTGATTACCACATCCATTCCAACGTATCCCATGATGCGTACGACAGCCCTGTGCGCGTGGCTATGGCGGCAAAGGAAAAAGGGTTTGCGGAGATCTGTTTTACAGAGCACCAGGAGATCGACTATCCGTACCCGGAGGAGGGAATGGTGACGCTTGACGACGCGCTCTACGACCGTGAGCTCAGGAAGGCGCGGGAACGCGTACCCGGGATCGGGATCAAAAAAGGGGTCGAGGTATCGCTGATGCCGGGGTCCCTCCAAAAGATCGCCGGGTATATCGGCAGCAGGGAGTTCGATTTTGTGATCGCATCCCAGCATACCATTAAGGAAAAAGACCCATATTTCGGCGACAGCTTCGAGGGAAAGACGCTGCGGCAGGCGCAGCGCGAATATCTGGAGGAGATGCTTTTTGATCTCGAGCATTATGAGGATTTCGATGTTGCCGGACATATCGGATATCTGGATAAATACCTGCCCAATATTGACAGCCTGAAGGAGAAAACGCCGTTTGAATACCGGGATTTTCCGGACCTGCTGGACGCGATCCTGAAATCCGTGATCTTGCGCGGGAAGGGAATTGAGGTCAACACCAGCAACTATTCCGTATACGAGTGGCCGACGCCCATAAAAAGTGTGCTGAAGCGTTTCTACGAGCTGGGAGGCGAGGTCGTTACGGTAGGCAGCGACGCGCACGTGGCGGACAAGGTCGGCTGGCGGTTCGCGGACGCGGCGGAATATATGAAGGAATGCGGCGCACGGTATGTATGCAGATTTTCCGGACGCGTACCGGAGTTCGTGCCGCTCGAAAAGTTTTGA
- a CDS encoding QueT transporter family protein: protein MENPSKTRFICETAAIAAIYAVLTLLFAPFGFLQFQVRISEAMCILPFFTPAAVPGLFIGCLIANIFGSGTLGLMDIVVGSLASLLAAFVTWKIRGKSKWLLPLPSVIANAFLVSWTLNVMLGLPYWLNVATVGIGQAIACYGIGMPLWFLLNRYRRNVFQRI, encoded by the coding sequence ATGGAAAATCCGTCAAAGACGCGTTTCATTTGTGAAACGGCCGCGATTGCGGCAATCTACGCAGTGCTCACGCTTCTGTTCGCGCCATTTGGATTCCTGCAGTTCCAGGTGCGTATTTCGGAGGCGATGTGTATTTTGCCGTTTTTCACGCCTGCGGCAGTGCCCGGCCTCTTTATCGGCTGCCTGATCGCCAACATTTTCGGCTCGGGGACGCTTGGACTCATGGATATCGTTGTCGGAAGCCTTGCGAGCCTGCTGGCCGCGTTTGTCACATGGAAAATCCGCGGCAAAAGCAAGTGGCTGCTTCCCCTCCCGAGCGTCATCGCCAACGCTTTTTTGGTATCTTGGACGCTTAACGTGATGCTCGGGCTTCCCTATTGGCTCAATGTCGCGACGGTTGGGATCGGCCAGGCAATCGCGTGCTACGGTATCGGGATGCCGCTGTGGTTTCTCTTAAACCGCTATAGGCGAAACGTTTTCCAGAGAATCTAA
- a CDS encoding LOG family protein: MKKICIFGSSSAAIGQSYFDAAYRLGQLLAEKGWAMVFGAGTMGMMGAAARGAHSRNGHVIGVIPEFMDIPGIPYEKCNDYIVTETMRERKQRMEDISDAFIAVAGGFGTFEELCEVITLKQLKQHKKSIVILNTNGFFDELLAMFEKMVAQKFAKEEAFSVFTVVDTPRQAVEAVEKYHYTETSSKWFTPEAP, from the coding sequence ATGAAAAAAATATGTATATTCGGTTCCTCCTCCGCCGCAATCGGCCAAAGCTATTTCGATGCCGCCTACCGGCTCGGACAGCTTCTTGCCGAAAAAGGATGGGCGATGGTGTTCGGCGCGGGAACAATGGGCATGATGGGCGCCGCCGCGCGCGGCGCGCATAGCCGGAACGGCCATGTGATCGGGGTGATCCCGGAATTCATGGACATCCCGGGGATTCCCTACGAAAAATGCAACGACTATATCGTAACGGAAACCATGCGTGAGCGCAAACAGAGGATGGAAGATATATCCGACGCGTTCATCGCAGTGGCGGGCGGTTTCGGCACCTTTGAAGAGCTGTGCGAAGTTATTACGCTCAAGCAGCTGAAACAGCATAAAAAATCCATCGTAATTTTGAATACGAACGGTTTTTTCGACGAACTGCTTGCCATGTTTGAAAAAATGGTAGCGCAGAAATTCGCCAAAGAGGAAGCGTTCAGCGTATTTACGGTTGTGGATACGCCCCGGCAGGCCGTGGAAGCCGTCGAAAAATATCATTATACGGAAACCAGCAGCAAATGGTTTACGCCGGAAGCGCCGTAA
- a CDS encoding ACT domain-containing protein, producing MRAIVSVLGQDKPGIIAHISHALYEANANILDITQTVLRDEVFAMTMLVDLAAMKVSFEQLKEQLGAAGAKIGIEVRLMREEIFKSMHRV from the coding sequence ATGAGAGCAATCGTAAGCGTACTCGGGCAGGACAAGCCCGGCATCATCGCCCACATTTCGCATGCGCTCTATGAGGCGAACGCGAACATCCTCGACATCACGCAAACCGTCCTGCGGGACGAAGTGTTTGCAATGACCATGCTTGTCGACCTTGCCGCCATGAAGGTATCGTTTGAGCAATTAAAGGAACAGCTCGGCGCGGCGGGAGCGAAGATCGGCATCGAGGTCCGCCTGATGCGCGAAGAGATTTTCAAAAGCATGCACCGGGTATGA
- a CDS encoding PFL family protein codes for MIDQKDILKTIDMIARQNLDIRTITMGISLFDCVSDDADVCAGRVYDKITRKAKDLVRTGEAIENEFGIPIVNKRISVTPVSLISQGCGDYVKFARAMDKAAHEMGVDFIGGYSAFVQKAATAAEAQFIDSIPQALSETGIVCSSVNVATTRAGINMDAVKRMGEIIKESAALTAAEGGMGAAKLVVFANAVEDNPFMAGAFHGTGEGDCVINVGVSGPGVVKVALESKKGRPFDEVAETIKTTAFHITRMGQLVAREASRKLGVPFGIVDLSLAPTPAIGDSVAYILEEMGLETCGAHGTTAALALLNDAVKKGGIMATSHVGGLSGAFIPVSEDAGMIHAAETGALTLEKLEAMTCVCSVGLDMIALPGDTPAEVLSAIMADEAAIGMVNTKTTAVRLIPVPGKQVGDYVDFGGLLGRAPIMPYNHNSPKEFIARGGRIPAPLHAQRN; via the coding sequence ATGATAGACCAGAAAGATATCTTAAAAACTATCGACATGATTGCGCGGCAGAACCTTGACATCCGTACGATCACAATGGGCATCTCGCTTTTCGACTGTGTTTCGGACGATGCGGACGTATGTGCCGGACGAGTGTATGATAAGATCACGCGTAAAGCAAAAGACCTCGTCAGGACGGGCGAGGCAATTGAAAATGAATTCGGTATCCCAATCGTCAACAAGCGCATTTCCGTAACGCCCGTTTCCCTCATTTCACAGGGCTGCGGGGATTATGTGAAGTTTGCCCGCGCGATGGATAAGGCCGCGCATGAAATGGGGGTGGATTTCATCGGCGGTTATTCCGCGTTCGTGCAGAAAGCCGCAACCGCCGCGGAAGCACAGTTCATCGATTCCATCCCGCAGGCACTCAGCGAAACGGGAATCGTATGCTCTTCCGTCAACGTGGCGACCACGCGCGCGGGAATCAATATGGACGCGGTTAAGCGCATGGGCGAGATCATCAAGGAAAGCGCCGCGCTCACCGCCGCGGAGGGCGGCATGGGCGCCGCAAAACTCGTGGTGTTCGCCAACGCGGTGGAGGATAATCCGTTCATGGCGGGCGCGTTCCACGGTACGGGCGAGGGAGATTGCGTCATCAACGTAGGGGTTTCCGGTCCCGGCGTAGTCAAGGTCGCGCTCGAAAGTAAAAAAGGCCGGCCGTTCGACGAGGTGGCGGAGACCATCAAGACGACGGCATTCCATATCACGCGCATGGGCCAGCTCGTGGCGCGGGAAGCCAGCAGGAAACTTGGCGTGCCCTTTGGCATCGTAGACCTTTCGCTTGCCCCTACCCCGGCCATCGGCGACAGCGTGGCCTATATCCTTGAGGAAATGGGCCTTGAGACATGCGGCGCGCACGGTACGACCGCCGCGCTCGCTCTCCTCAACGACGCGGTAAAAAAAGGCGGCATCATGGCCACCTCGCATGTAGGCGGGCTTTCCGGCGCGTTTATCCCGGTCAGCGAAGACGCGGGTATGATTCACGCGGCGGAAACGGGCGCGCTCACGCTGGAAAAGCTCGAAGCGATGACGTGCGTATGCTCGGTCGGCCTCGACATGATCGCGCTCCCCGGCGATACCCCGGCGGAGGTGCTTTCAGCCATCATGGCGGACGAGGCGGCGATCGGCATGGTTAATACCAAAACGACGGCGGTACGCCTCATTCCCGTGCCCGGCAAGCAGGTGGGCGACTATGTGGATTTCGGCGGGCTTCTAGGGCGCGCGCCCATCATGCCCTACAACCACAATTCCCCAAAAGAATTTATCGCGCGGGGCGGACGTATTCCGGCTCCCTTACACGCGCAGAGGAATTAA
- the pepF gene encoding oligoendopeptidase F yields the protein MEEKTREQIGRKYKWTLEDIYATDEAWEQDYEKLEKLMEDIPRIQKTLTRDEKSLAGALHAMEQMEHIAGNLFVYARMRRDEDNSNTTYQARTARAMDINVRLGSALSFVSPALLALKPGVLEGYIEAAAPHCKKGRDPKTCKKGGRCSKCSNHTHGNKLLAPYDFMLKELVRSKKHVLSKKEERLLSMTADIAGAPKDIFTMIDNADMKFGTVKDADGTRVQLSHGKYIVMMQSPDRRVRRKTYETYYRSYKDMINTISAAYSASVKKDVFYARAKKFGSALEKSLFSDNVPVALYDNLIETIHKNLPTMYHYVDVRKKALGLTDLAMYDIYAPLAKETHGEYSYEQSMELVKKGLSVLGEEYGNLLQEAQDTGWIDVYETPGKTSGAYSWGVFGVHPYVLLNHRGDLDSVFTIAHELGHAMHTYHSNKNQPEAKAGYEIFVAEVASTVNEVLLTHYLLKTEQDADARRYILNHYLDQFRTTVVRQTMFAEFEKMTHAAVEAGEALTHESLCRMYGDLNALYYGPQIARDDTISFEWSRIPHFYNAFYVYKYATGFSCAVKIAADILSGRKNAVRDYIRFLSSGGSDYPLELLKLAHVDLAGGEPVNVCMQEFARALDEFEQML from the coding sequence ATGGAAGAAAAAACAAGAGAGCAAATCGGCCGCAAATATAAATGGACCTTGGAGGATATCTATGCCACGGACGAGGCGTGGGAACAGGACTACGAGAAGCTTGAAAAGCTGATGGAAGACATCCCCCGCATCCAGAAAACGCTGACAAGGGACGAAAAGAGCCTTGCCGGGGCGCTCCATGCCATGGAGCAAATGGAGCATATCGCAGGCAACCTTTTTGTGTACGCGCGTATGCGCCGTGATGAAGACAATTCAAACACCACGTACCAGGCACGGACCGCGCGCGCGATGGATATAAACGTGCGCCTCGGCAGCGCGCTTTCCTTCGTAAGCCCCGCTCTCCTCGCTTTAAAGCCGGGCGTGCTGGAGGGCTATATCGAGGCGGCGGCCCCTCACTGCAAAAAAGGCCGCGACCCCAAAACCTGCAAGAAGGGCGGCCGCTGCTCGAAATGCAGCAACCATACGCATGGAAACAAACTGCTTGCACCGTATGATTTCATGCTCAAAGAGCTCGTGCGCAGCAAAAAGCATGTGCTCTCTAAAAAGGAAGAGCGGCTTCTTTCCATGACTGCGGACATCGCGGGCGCGCCCAAAGATATTTTCACCATGATCGACAATGCGGATATGAAATTCGGTACGGTGAAGGATGCGGACGGTACGCGCGTCCAGCTCTCCCACGGCAAATATATCGTGATGATGCAAAGCCCTGACCGCAGGGTGCGCAGGAAAACCTACGAGACCTATTACAGGTCTTATAAAGACATGATTAACACGATCAGCGCTGCCTATTCGGCAAGCGTCAAAAAAGATGTATTTTATGCGCGCGCCAAAAAGTTCGGCAGCGCGCTTGAAAAATCGCTTTTTTCAGACAATGTGCCCGTCGCGCTGTACGACAACCTGATCGAAACAATTCACAAAAATCTGCCCACCATGTACCATTATGTGGACGTACGCAAAAAGGCGCTCGGGCTTACGGACCTTGCCATGTACGACATCTATGCCCCCCTTGCCAAAGAGACGCACGGGGAATATTCTTACGAGCAGTCTATGGAGCTTGTGAAAAAGGGTCTTTCCGTTCTGGGTGAAGAATACGGCAATCTCCTGCAGGAAGCGCAGGATACCGGCTGGATCGACGTATACGAAACGCCGGGTAAAACGAGCGGCGCATATTCGTGGGGCGTCTTCGGCGTGCATCCGTACGTGCTTTTAAACCACCGCGGCGACCTCGACAGCGTGTTCACCATCGCGCACGAGCTTGGTCACGCGATGCACACCTACCATTCCAACAAAAACCAGCCTGAGGCAAAGGCGGGTTACGAAATTTTCGTGGCGGAAGTCGCAAGCACGGTGAATGAGGTCCTGCTCACGCATTACCTGCTTAAGACAGAGCAGGACGCGGATGCGCGCAGGTATATCCTCAACCATTACCTCGACCAGTTCCGCACAACTGTGGTGCGGCAGACTATGTTTGCCGAGTTTGAAAAGATGACGCACGCGGCTGTGGAGGCGGGCGAAGCGCTGACCCATGAAAGCCTGTGCCGGATGTATGGCGACCTCAACGCGCTGTATTATGGGCCGCAGATCGCGCGGGACGATACGATTTCCTTTGAATGGTCGCGCATCCCGCACTTCTACAATGCCTTCTATGTATATAAATATGCAACGGGCTTCTCGTGTGCGGTAAAAATCGCGGCGGATATCCTCAGCGGCAGGAAAAACGCGGTCAGAGATTACATCCGCTTCCTGTCCTCGGGCGGCAGCGACTATCCGCTCGAGCTTTTAAAGCTCGCACATGTGGATCTTGCGGGCGGCGAACCCGTAAATGTCTGCATGCAGGAGTTCGCAAGGGCTTTGGATGAATTTGAACAAATGTTGTGA
- a CDS encoding GNAT family N-acetyltransferase, with translation MEPINYRNVTEQDYPQVSEMLCGIWQFDKYLKDAEIVRRAGLAFWYAYLARQNYAEVAERGGRILGVLLGHCVSLPFPAEHKGFEKEARRFLREFSRSGEGRKFYRAQMRTAKYERQLLAPYEDRFDAELVLFATAPEARGLGIGKGLLSRFNTFLKEREARHAFLLTDSFCNFGFYDHLGYERLAEVEGLLGVEQDGKPLHFYLYGYEV, from the coding sequence ATGGAACCCATCAATTATAGAAACGTTACGGAACAGGATTACCCGCAGGTCAGCGAGATGCTCTGCGGAATTTGGCAATTTGATAAATACTTAAAGGATGCGGAGATCGTCCGCCGGGCGGGTCTGGCGTTCTGGTATGCCTACCTTGCGCGCCAGAATTATGCCGAGGTTGCGGAACGGGGCGGCAGGATCCTCGGCGTGTTGCTCGGGCATTGCGTTTCCCTTCCCTTTCCCGCGGAACACAAGGGCTTTGAAAAGGAAGCGCGGCGGTTCCTGCGGGAGTTTTCACGCTCCGGGGAAGGCCGGAAGTTTTACAGGGCGCAGATGCGCACCGCAAAATATGAGCGTCAGCTCCTCGCGCCCTATGAAGACCGCTTCGACGCGGAGCTCGTTCTTTTTGCCACTGCGCCGGAGGCGCGCGGCCTCGGGATCGGAAAGGGTCTTCTTTCCCGCTTCAATACTTTCCTGAAAGAACGGGAAGCGCGGCACGCATTCCTTCTTACGGACAGTTTTTGCAACTTTGGTTTTTACGACCATCTCGGATACGAGCGTCTCGCGGAGGTAGAAGGACTCCTCGGCGTCGAGCAGGATGGAAAACCGCTGCATTTTTATCTCTACGGATACGAAGTGTAA